One region of Patescibacteria group bacterium genomic DNA includes:
- the rpsJ gene encoding 30S ribosomal protein S10, whose protein sequence is MSEPKAKKVTKKAVEAEQEVKQKIRIKIKAFDHKIIDKSTKTIIDTVEKSNAKIFGPIPLPTEKIKYTVNRATFVNKDARDQYEMRVHKRLIDIVEPTAKTVEDLTNLNLPAGVDVEIKMV, encoded by the coding sequence AAAGTGACGAAAAAAGCGGTTGAAGCGGAACAAGAAGTCAAACAGAAGATCCGCATCAAGATCAAAGCGTTTGATCATAAAATAATCGATAAGTCCACCAAGACGATCATTGATACCGTGGAAAAAAGCAATGCCAAGATTTTTGGGCCCATTCCTTTGCCGACCGAAAAAATCAAATATACGGTTAACCGCGCGACCTTTGTGAACAAGGACGCCCGGGATCAGTATGAAATGCGCGTCCACAAAAGATTGATCGACATTGTCGAACCGACCGCCAAAACCGTCGAGGATCTGACCAATTTGAATCTTCCGGCCGGCGTGGATGTGGAAATTAAAATGGTCTAG